DNA from Polaribacter sp. NJDZ03:
TAAGTAATTGCCTGCTTTGTAATAATTTTCGAAAGGCCATTTATCTAAACTTAGATCTTCATAAATATAAGGCGTTTCATTGTTTAATTGTAATTCTATTTTTCCTTTTGTAGCTGTAATTCTAAACTCAAACTCATTAAACCCAACAGTTCCCATATTGTATTTTTCATCTGTCCAAGTATCGCTAGAAACATCTAACAAATCATCGCCAGAAGTACTTTCATTTTTTAAAGACTTCTTATATACCCACAAGTCGCCATCTATCCAAGTCATTTTAATTAATGGTGGCCCATTGTTTGACGAAAAACCATGCTTTTTCATGTCATCAATAGAAATAATTCCATGAATTTGCATAACAATTACTCTGTGATATTCTCTAGAAGAAGAATTGTCTTTAGAGATTTCTAATATTTTAAGTTTACCTTTTAAAGTCCCACCGGTATCTAAAGTCCAATTTACTTTAGAGTCTGTTGGCTTAATTAATTCTCTTAATTCTGTTCTAGAATATGAACTATTTGCTGTAGATGTTTTTGGAAATGTGTAAAACACAATTGACGCATGCGAAGTATCATCATACATATATGGTTTTACTGCATCTATATTTCTGTAGCCTCCGTTTATTAAAACGTTGGGTTTATATTCATCCGGACTTCCGTTACCATCCGCATCTACAGGCAAGGTTACTTTCCAGTTTGTAAAATCTATATCTGCATAAGTTATAGAATTTGTTTCATCTTTATCAATTATAACCTCTGGCTCTAATAGTGTGCTTTCTTTAGTATTACAAGAAATAAAAGAAAAGAAGCATAATACCATTAAATATAAAACTATATTTTTTAAAATCATATACATTAAAATAAACTGGTAAACCAAATTGGTTTACCAAATATATGTACTTAATTTGATTTTAAAAAATTTAGATTGATAAACTTAAACCAGCAGTAAATTAATAAATGGTTTATTTTTTCTTTTTAACCTGTTGACACCTAATTATAAGTGTCTTTTTAATAAATATGGAGTTTGTATATTTTGATAAATAAAATGACTTTATCAGTAGCTATATTTTTTATTTCTATTGAATAACTTCCAAGATTATCAAAATAAATTGTTTCTGATACAGCTATCCACTTGCCTCTAAACAACCGTAGATTTACAGTTTTTAACATTTTTTCTTTTTTTGTTACAGTGTATCTCAATTCTAGTTTATCTAAACTAAATTTTATTAAAGTTAAAGAAATCATAGCGATAGAAGTGTCCAAAATACAAACTGACTTAATTCTATGTCAAAAATTTCATCAATATGATTACCAAAAGCAGTATGATTACAACCTGGAGTTTCAATAATATTTCTATTTGGTAGTGCAAAAATGGCATTTATAAACTCCTACGCATTACCAGATCCATCAGCATTTAAAACCGTTTGACTAAAAGAAAGTTATGCAACTAATAGAAATATTAATTTAAGATAAAAATATTTATTCATGTTGATAAAATCCTAAATTATAATTTTAAACCTATGGTATCAATCGTATTATTTTTCTTTAATAATTCAGACTTATCACTCGGAATAAAAAGAACATTATCTTTCCATTTAGGATTTTTGTAAATAATATTACTCTTTGTAGCTCTTTTATTTACTTCAACAAAACCACTGTTATGTATTAAACAGTTAGATATAAAATTATGGGACCCAACTAAGCTTACAGGTGTTTTTACTTTATAATTGTTTTCAAAAACAGAGTTTAAAATTTCAACTTTATAAATTCCATCTGCTTTTATAATTTTTCCTTTTTCTTGATTATATACTTTATTAAAAATGCAATTTTTAATCAATAAATTTCCTCCAGGAATCTCTGAACTAGGTGTTTTTCTAATATAATTTACTGCAGCTTCTTCTATATTTAAAAAAACAGAATTATCTAAAATAATAGTATTAGCATTATATATGCCCATTAAATCTTTATCATAAGAAAGATTTAAACCCCTATAATTATTTTCGAATCTTGAGTTTATAAAACTCAAAGTATCTGCTTTAGTACCATTATAGGCTTTAAAAACACTACCTCCATTGGTATTTGTAAAATTCTGAAAAACAATATGGTCTGCAAATAAATTATAAAGTCCTTTTTCTTGTTTATCCGGAGAAACAATAGCATACTTTAAATTGCTATTTTCTCCGTCTAAAGTAATATGACTTATATTTAAAGTAACACCTTCATTTATTCTGAAGAGGTAATCTATTGGCTTTTCTAAATCGTTTTTTGCTTTAATAATAGTCGTCCCTTTTTTTGTCCCGATAATGGTAATATTTTTAGATACTTTAATTTTCTTTTCTAAGAAATATGTTCCGTCTTTTAAATATAAGATAGAACCAGTTGATGCCTTTTCGATTACTTTTCTTAAAGTTTCTATACCTGGTTCCACACTAATTTCTATAGCTTTAACAATTGGTAAAACTATTTTTGGTGTCCACCCAGTACCTGCCCTTAACTTTAAAGCTTTAGGTAATTTTTTAGAATCTAAATTAAAAGCACCGGCATTAAATAGTTCTCTTATAGCATTAGTAATGTCTTTATCATAACTTTTATCGTTTTTAGTAACCTGTAACAAATCACTATTATTTACAGAGGGAATTGAAAGGGAACCTATTTTATTCCAATCTATTTTTGTTGTATTAAAACCTTGTAAAACTTGAGCTGTAGAAGCATCTATATAGTTATTATTAAAAGTAATTCCCTTTACACTATCAACAAACAAAATATTACGCCCCAACTTAGTACTGTATATTAAATTATTAGAAAAATTAGTATTAATGGGAGCTAATGTTCTTTCAGCATCCATTCCTGCACCAAAAGAAATTGGACCAGAATTAATAATGGTATTATTCTGAATATCTACATTTTTAACTTGTTCATATCTATTTAAAGGAGAATCTGGTACACCATTCATAACAACAATAGGGCCTCTATAACCATCACCTTCTAGACCTACAAATAGGTTATTTCTAATAATATGATTAGAATTTATAACTCTAATACCTCCTGTTTTAGAAACACCATTTCCTAAAAAAACATTTCTCTCTACCAAAGCATTATCACCATGTCTTAAAGTTAAAGCTCCCTTGCTACCAATAAATAAATTGTCTCTATAAATGTTATCACCAGATTTGTTTGAAATAATTTCTATTTCTCCATTACAACTTTCAAAAACATTTTTTTCTACTAATGTTTTAGAAGATTTTTTAGAATTGGTACTCGTACCAATTCTAATTGTTTCACCACCATTTGTACCTAATTCCTCTCTAGAACCAAATAAATTATGATCAATTCTATGATTATTTTCTATGTGTTCTTCTCCTTTTAACCAAACTACCAACGTAGTTCCAGGGCTCGTTTTACCAGTAAAATTATTGTGATCTACTCTGTTATTTTTACCCCAAAGATCTACCCAATGATCTTTTATACCAGTATCTACCCTAAAATATGAAATTGTAGAATTTGTAAAACGACAATGATTAGCAAATGTATTTGAATCTTTTTTAAACTGCACAACCGATTTAAAAGAAGAATGACCATCTTTAAACCATAGACCACTTACAATTATATACTCACCATAAATATTTAATGTAGAATTACCATTAATTATAACTTTACCAGCAGTTTCAGCTTTAATATTTATAACATTATTAGCGGTTCCTTTTCCATAAGCATTCAGTTCAACATCAGTCCAAATACCATTTTTAAGAATAATAGCAGTACCAGGTTTAACAGTCTTAATAGCATTATTATACTCAGTAATGTTTGATACTAAAATATCTTGCGCATTACTTTTAAAACAAATAAAAATTAAAACAGTAAAAAATATTGAAGCTATTTTCTTCATAAATAAAAAATAAGATAAGTGCAAGTTAATTGGTTAACCAATTTAGTAAACCAAATATACGTTTTTATATTAAATATAAAGCATCTTAATAACGGGTACTATTTAACAAAACATATTAAAACATTAATACAAAAATAATTATGGCGTGCCCATGCAAAAAAAAGCATGGTCAGGCTATCCATTACAAGTCCTCGTTCGTACCTCACTGTGGGCTTTTCACTACTATCCTTCACGCAAAAAAATACAACTAAAAAATTAACACAAAGTAGGAGAATCCTTTACACCTGTTAGAATATCATTATAGCTCTTGTTTTTACTTGTATTTCATAAATTTATTGAATAAATCAACTTAAGCCCATAAAAGAGAAAATTTTATCAGACTAAACTTATTTCAACATCACAACATAATTAAATACAATCCTTTAAAAAATTTAAATAAAACCAGATTACTAAAGATAACAATGATTAAGTAAGGTTAGTCATCATTTCTAAAAAGTCAATCGAAATTAGCACATTATACACCACTTTATAATTTCTACATTTTACGGAGAAATCACATAATAATGTAAAATATTGTGTAATCAAGCATATGAGATTTCTACTTCAGTATAAATAACCAATTAGTTGGTTTTATCTAATACATAGATTACAAAAAAATTACCATGATTTCAATTTATAACAAAAAAAACAATTCAAAATAATTATCTGAATATTAAATAAATTTAGATAGACAAAATAGCATCAACACAAAAAGTTGTGGAGTAAAATAAAAAGGAAGAACTTTGACTTTTAAATTACTTCTATTTTGGATACTTCAATTGAGCTTATTAAATTATTACTACCAGAAATACTTGTTAACTATTTTAAACTTACCAAACACGAAGTTAAAAATGAAGAACTCCATTTCTATTTCACTGAGTTAAACACAATTCCTGAAGAATTTAAAACACTTAAATTAAGCTCTAAAGGATTTTTTCCAGAAGCCACTATTCAAGATTTTACCTGCCATCGAAATGACAATTTAAATAGTCTTATCTAATACACAGAATAAAAAAAAGACTGTGCTTTCAGTTTAGCAGAAAAAAAACTCAATTCCAAAGAATTAAGGTAAACCTATAATAAATTAAGATCGATAAAAAATAAATATTTCCGCAAGGCTAGTGCTCGTTTGTAACGAGTACCGTCACAGATGATCCGTTTTCACACAGTTTGCCATTCACCTTTGAGTTTAGCACAAAAAAAAACCTCAATTCGTAAGAATTGAGGTTTAAAGAAAGGCGGCGACCTACTCTCCCACATAAATGCAGTACCATCGGCGCGATTGGGCTTAACTTCTCTGTTCGAGATGGGAAGAGGTGAGCCCCAATGCTATAACCACCCTAAAATTTTCAGTTGAATTGCTTCAACTGTATAAGTTGACATATGGTAAAATAATATCGTTTTTTTCGTAATAAATAAAGAGGTTCTGCTCCCGCCTTTCGGCGGGAAGCGTACATAAGTCTATGGGTTATTAGTATCACTTGGCTATGACATTACTGCCTTTACACCTATGACCTATCAACGTTGTAATCTCCAACGACCCTTTAAAGAAATCTCATCTTGTGGTGGGTTTCGCGCTTATATGCTTTCAGCGCTTATCCCTTCCCGACGTAGCTACCCTGCTATGCTTCTGGCGAAACAACAGGTACACTAGAGGTCAGTCCAACTCGGTCCTCTCGTACTAGAGTCAGATCCACGCAAATTTCTAACGCCCACAGCAGATAGAGACCGAACTGTCTCACGACGTTCTGAACCCAGCTCGCGTGCCACTTTAATGGGCGAACAGCCCAACCCTTGGGACCTTCTCCAGCCCCAGGATGTGACGAGCCGACATCGAGGTGCCAAACCCCCCCGTCGATATGAGCTCTTGGGGGAGATCAGCCTGTTATCCCCGGAGTACCTTTTATCCTTTGAGCGATGGCCCTTCCATGCGGAACCACCGGATCACTATGCTCTTGTTTCCAACCTGATCGACCTGTATGTCTCTCAGTCAAGCACCCTTATGCCATTGCACTCTACGTACGGTTACCAAGCGTACTGAGGGTACCTTTAGAAGCCTCCGTTACTCTTTTGGAGGCGACCACCCCAGTCAAACTACCCACCAAGCACTGTCCTCATCTCTGAGTTAGACTCTAGATAAGCAAAGGGTGGTATTTCAAGGACGACTCCACAACGCCTAGCGACGCCGCTTCAATGTCTCCCACCTATCCTACACATTACTTATCCAAAGCCAATACTAAGCTATAGTAAAGGTTCACGGGGTCTTTTCGTCCCGCTGCGGGTAATCGGCATCTTCACCGATACTACAATTTCACCGAGCTCATGGCTGAGACAGTGTCCAGATCGTTGCACCATTCGTGCAGGTCGGAACTTACCCGACAAGGAATTTCGCTACCTTAGGACCGTTATAGTTACGGCCGCCGTTTACTGGGGCTTCATTTCAGATCTTCGCCGAAGCTAAACCCTCCACTTAACCTTCCAGCACCGGGCAGGTGTCAGGCCTTATACATCATCTTTCAATTTAGCAAAGCCCTGTGTTTTTGATAAACAGTCGCCTGGACCTTTTCACTGCGGCCCATCCGAAGATGGGCGACCCTTCTCCCGAAGTTACGGGTCTATTTTGCCTAGTTCCTTAGCCATGAATCTCTCGAGCACCTTAGAATTCTCATCCCAACTACCTGTGTCGGTTTACGGTACGGGTTCTTATAATCTGAAGCTTAGAGGTTTTTCTTGGAAGCCCTTAGGCACACTATCCAATTGTCCGAAGACGCTTGGTACTATCACATTTTACCTAGATCTGCGGATTTGCCTACAGTTCCAATAGCTACATGTTTCAACGAACTATTCCGTCAGTTCGCGGTGCTTTCATTACTCCGTCACCCCATCGCAATTATAAGAAGTACAGGAATATTAACCTGTTATCCATCGACTACTCCCTTCGGATTCGCCTTAGGACCCGACTAACCCTCAGCTGATTAGCATCGCTGAGGAAACCTTAGTCTTTCGGTGTGGGGGTTTCTCGCCCCCATTATCGTTACTTATGCCTACATTTTCTTTTGTAAACACTCCAGCATACCTCACAGTACACCTTCTACGCTGATTACAATGCTCCCCTACCACTAACGTGTCTTTCAACGTTAATCCATAGCTTCGGTAATATGTTTATGCCCGATTATTATCCATGCAAAATCGCTCGACTAGTGAGCTGTTACGCACTCTTTAAATGAATGGCTGCTTCCAAGCCAACATCCTAGCTGTCTAAGCAATTTCACCTCGTTTTTTCAACTTAACATATATTTGGGGACCTTAGCTGATGGTCTGGGTTCTTTCCCTCTCGGACATGGACCTTAGCACCCATGCCCTCACTGCTGAGAAACATTTTATAGCATTCGGAGTTTGTCAGGAATTGGTAGGCGGTGAAGCCCCCGCATCCAATCAGTAGCTCTACCTCTATAAAACTTTTACTCAACGCTGCACCTAAATGCATTTCGGGGAGTACGAGCTATTTCCGAGTTTGATTGGCCTTTCACCCCTACCCACAGGTCATCCAAAGACTTTTCAACGTCAACTGGTTCGGTCCTCCACTGTATGTTACTACAGCTTCAACCTGCCCATGGGTAGATCACTCGGTTTCGCGTCTACTACTACTAACTAAAGCGCCCTATTCAGACTCGCTTTCGCTACGGCTCCTTGACTTAATCAATTAACCTTGCTAGAAACAGTAACTCGTAGGCTCATTATGCAAAAGGCACGCCGTCACAACTCGAAGTTGCTCCGACCGCTTGTAGGCGTACGGTTTCAGGTTCTATTTCACTCCCTTACTTAGGGTTCTTTTCACCTTTCCCTCACGGTACTAGTTCACTATCGGTCTCTCAGGAGTATTTAGCCTTACCGGATGGTCCCGGTGGATTCATACAGGATTACTCGTGTCCCGCACTACTCAGGGTACCACTATCTAAAATTCGCTTACTTTTACGGGACTATCACCCTCTATGGTTTGTCTTTCCAAACAATTCTAATTCACTTATCTTCGAATATCGTGGCCCTACAACCCCTATTTTGCCGTAACAAAATAGGTTTGGGCTAATCCGCGTTCGCTCGCCACTACTAACGGAATCACTATTGTTTTCTCTTCCTCCGGTTACTTAGATGTTTCAGTTCACCGGGTTTACTCCTATTGCTAGGTGACATGTCTTCAACATGCCGGGTTGCCCCATTCGGAAATCTACGGATTAAAAGGTATGTGCCCCTCCCCGTAGCTTATCGCAGCTTATCACGTCCTTCGTCGTCTCTGAGAGCCTAGGCATCCGCCATACGCCCTTACTTAACTTATTGTACTTTTTGCTACAGTGTGTTACCACACTATAATGAACTCTTTTATATTTTTATAAAAAAATTATTTAATTAGAATATAAATATTCTAATTGTTCTCTATCTATTTGATTCTTACGATATCATTTTACCAATATGTCAATGAACTTGTGGCGAATCGCCACCGATAATTAAATCAGCAACAACATTAAGCCGTTGTGGAGAATATCGGAGTCGAACCGATGACCTCTTGCGTGCAAGGCAAGCGCTCTAGCCAGCTGAGCTAATCCCCCATTATGAAATTCAGAATAAATCCTAAATTATGAATGTAGAATCCTCTTACTTCCAGAATTTCCTTAGTATTTTTGCTTTTTTGTAGTCCCGGGCAGACTCGAACTGCCGACCTCTACATTATCAGTGTAGCGCTCTAACCAGCTGAGCTACGAGACTATAATAGCTTAAATACTTTTTATTTTAAAATTAACAGCAAAGAGTAAAAATGACCTTTTTTTGTAACTCACCATCTTTCTCTAGAAAGGAGGTGTTCCAGCCGCACCTTCCGGTACGGCTACCTTGTTACGACTTAGCCCTAGTTACCAGTTTTACCCTAGGCGGCTCCTTGCGGTGACCGACTTCAGGCACTCCCAGCTTCCATGGCTTGACGGGCGGTGTGTACAAGGCCCGGGAACGTATTCACCGGATCATGGCTGATATCCGATTACTAGCGATTCCAGCTTCACGGAGTCGAGTTGCAGACTCCGATCCGAACTGTGATATGGTTTATAGATTCGCTCTCTGTTGCCAGATGGCTGCTCATTGTCCATACCATTGTAGCACGTGTGTGGCCCAGGACGTAAGGGCCGTGATGATTTGACGTCATCCCCACCTTCCTCACTACTTGCGTAGGCAGTCTCGTTAGAGTCCCCATCATAACATGCTGGCAACTAACGACAGGGGTTGCGCTCGTTATAGGACTTAACCTGACACCTCACGGCACGAGCTGACGACAACCATGCAGCACCTTGTAATCTGTCCGAAGAAAACTCTATCTCTAAAGCTGTCAGACTACATTTAAGCCCTGGTAAGGTTCCTCGCGTATCATCGAATTAAACCACATGCTCCACCGCTTGTGCGGGCCCCCGTCAATTCCTTTGAGTTTCAGTCTTGCGACCGTACTCCCCAGGTGGGATACTTATCACTTTCGCTTAGTCACTGAGCATACACCCAACAACTAGTATCCATCGTTTACGGCGTGGACTACCAGGGTATCTAATCCTGTTCGCTCCCCACGCTTTCGTCCCTCAGCGTCAGTACATACGTAGTAGACTGCCTTCGCAATCGGTATTCTGTGTAATATCTATGCATTTCACCGCTACACTACACATTCTATCTACTTCCATATGACTCAAGTCAACCAGTATCAAAGGCAGTTCCATAGTTGAGCTATGGGATTTCACCTCTGACTTAATTGACCGCCTGCGGACCCTTTAAACCCAATGATTCCGGATAACGCTCGGACCCTCCGTATTACCGCGGCTGCTGGCACGGAGTTAGCCGGTCCTTATTCTTACAGTACCGTCAAGCTGGTATACATACCAGTGTTTCTTCCTGTATAAAAGAAGTTTACAACCCATAGGGCAGTCATCCTTCACGCGGCATGGCTGGGTCAGAGTTGCCTCCATTGCCCAATATTCCTCACTGCTGCCTCCCGTAGGAGTCTGGTCCGTGTCTCAGTACCAGTGTGGGGGATCTCCCTCTCAGGACCCCTACCTATCAAAGTCATGGTAAGCCGTTACCTTACCATCTAACTAATAGGACGCATAGCCATCTTTTACCAATAAATCTTTAATTAAAACTTGATGCCAAGTCTCAATACTATGAGGCATTAATCTTCATTTCTAAAGGCTATTCCTCAGTAAAAGGTAGGTTCTATACGCGTTACGCACCCGTGCGCCGGTCGTCATCTGTGCAAGCACAATGTTACCCCTCGACTTGCATGTGTTAAGCCTGCCGCTAGCGTTCATCCTGAGCCAGGATCAAACTCTTCATTGTATATTTTAAATATTTTAATGAATAAGTTTCAAAAGAATTTGTTTAAATAAATCTAAACATGGTTATTCTACTCTTTAATTACGCTGTCAATTTCAATATTTTCAATGAACTTTGTTTCAATCTTAATTAACAACTTAAAGAGGTTAATCGGTTAAAACTTTGTAGAAATGTTAGACTCGAACTAACTGACTTTTTTAATAATCATTCCAAATTTTCTTTGATCGTTTTTGCTGTATTTCTTAGCGGCTGCAAACATACAAACTATTTCTAATCTGACAATAAAAAATTAAACTTTTTTTTATTTCTTTTTATTTGCTTTAAAACTAAAAATCTCTGAACGTTTTTGCCGAAAATTTCGGACTGCAAACATACAACTCTTTTTAATTAGAAACCTAATGAATATTGAAATTTATTTTTAATAAAATTTTGAAATTTTATTTGGATAAACAACTAATCCTCACCTTACTTACAACTCCTCAATGAACATTGCTAACTGTGTGATAATCCTGTTAGCGGGTGCAAACTTACAACTCATTTTTAATCTAACAACTATTTTTTTACCTTTATTTTAATTTAATTTTACACGAGGTTTTAAGAAGCTTGTTTTGAGTGATTTATGAGGGGAGTTTTTTTGAAGTTATTTTGGAAGGTTTTGGGGATTGGGGTGGTTTTGGAAGTGGATGCTTGTTTGAAACACATAGGAACATAGAAAACATAGGTTGGGGTTTTCTTTGGATTCATAAAGATGAATAAGGAGTATTGGATTGGATGTTATAGTATATAGATTATAAAAACACATACTATTAAACCATAAATACCTTATTTTTAAATAACTAGAATTTATAGACCTCACAGGTTTTTAAAACCTGTGAGGTCTTGGTTATAGAATAGCCATTAACTGTTATGAACCCAAAAAATGATTTGTGGTATTTTTAACTTGAATAGAAAGAAGAAATCTAAAAATAGAACTTCAATCTGCAAATTAGCTGTGTTAGGGATAGAAACGGCATCCTTTTTGCTTTTCGCAAAAAGATATAGTGGAAAGCCCGACCTTTTTTCTTCTAAAAATATCTTTCATCGAAAAACCCTCTTTTATTAATGTAATCTCTAAGATAAACTAACTAAAAAAAAGGGAACACCCAGAAAAAACATACACTTATAATTAGTACATATATATATTGTGTGAAAAATTGTTTTCTAATATCTTTGCATTCTCAAATATTAGACATTAAATGATTAAAATAACTTTACCTGACGGAACTATTAAGGAGTTTGCTAAGAATAGCACTCCGATGGATGTTGCAAAAAGCATTAGTGAAGGGTTTGCTAGAAATGTAATCTCTGCAAATTTTAACGACGTAACCATTGAAACCTCTACCCCATTAACCACGGATGGTTCTTTAATTTTATACACATTTAATGACAATGGCGGAAAGAAAGCTTTTTGGCATTCATCTGCGCACGTATTAGCAGAAGCA
Protein-coding regions in this window:
- a CDS encoding polysaccharide lyase family 7 protein, yielding MILKNIVLYLMVLCFFSFISCNTKESTLLEPEVIIDKDETNSITYADIDFTNWKVTLPVDADGNGSPDEYKPNVLINGGYRNIDAVKPYMYDDTSHASIVFYTFPKTSTANSSYSRTELRELIKPTDSKVNWTLDTGGTLKGKLKILEISKDNSSSREYHRVIVMQIHGIISIDDMKKHGFSSNNGPPLIKMTWIDGDLWVYKKSLKNESTSGDDLLDVSSDTWTDEKYNMGTVGFNEFEFRITATKGKIELQLNNETPYIYEDLSLDKWPFENYYKAGNYLTTTNAGAFSKLKYYSLSVSH
- a CDS encoding polysaccharide lyase 6 family protein, whose product is MKKIASIFFTVLIFICFKSNAQDILVSNITEYNNAIKTVKPGTAIILKNGIWTDVELNAYGKGTANNVINIKAETAGKVIINGNSTLNIYGEYIIVSGLWFKDGHSSFKSVVQFKKDSNTFANHCRFTNSTISYFRVDTGIKDHWVDLWGKNNRVDHNNFTGKTSPGTTLVVWLKGEEHIENNHRIDHNLFGSREELGTNGGETIRIGTSTNSKKSSKTLVEKNVFESCNGEIEIISNKSGDNIYRDNLFIGSKGALTLRHGDNALVERNVFLGNGVSKTGGIRVINSNHIIRNNLFVGLEGDGYRGPIVVMNGVPDSPLNRYEQVKNVDIQNNTIINSGPISFGAGMDAERTLAPINTNFSNNLIYSTKLGRNILFVDSVKGITFNNNYIDASTAQVLQGFNTTKIDWNKIGSLSIPSVNNSDLLQVTKNDKSYDKDITNAIRELFNAGAFNLDSKKLPKALKLRAGTGWTPKIVLPIVKAIEISVEPGIETLRKVIEKASTGSILYLKDGTYFLEKKIKVSKNITIIGTKKGTTIIKAKNDLEKPIDYLFRINEGVTLNISHITLDGENSNLKYAIVSPDKQEKGLYNLFADHIVFQNFTNTNGGSVFKAYNGTKADTLSFINSRFENNYRGLNLSYDKDLMGIYNANTIILDNSVFLNIEEAAVNYIRKTPSSEIPGGNLLIKNCIFNKVYNQEKGKIIKADGIYKVEILNSVFENNYKVKTPVSLVGSHNFISNCLIHNSGFVEVNKRATKSNIIYKNPKWKDNVLFIPSDKSELLKKNNTIDTIGLKL